The proteins below come from a single Oncorhynchus gorbuscha isolate QuinsamMale2020 ecotype Even-year linkage group LG12, OgorEven_v1.0, whole genome shotgun sequence genomic window:
- the LOC123990708 gene encoding A-kinase anchor protein 7-like isoform X1, translating into MKLSKTPPLHSQGLKKLYSDYARHHFGNERVFRLALCSMVKKKTPDGFYHRDLFQSGPRAARTSVKRGPEPDDEELVSLSKRLVEDAVLLAVQQFMDETQHNGAASSDPARPSDNLNTNAVKTTDTSTSSK; encoded by the exons ATGAAGCTGTCCAAAACTCCTCCTCTACACAGTCAG GGTTTAAAGAAGCTGTACTCCGACTACGCTCGTCACCACTTTGGAAACGAGAGGGTGTTCAGACTGGCCCTCTGCTCAATGGTGAAGAAAAAGACCCCGGATGGATTCTACCACCGAG atctttttcagagcggGCCTCGGGCTGCTCGGACAA GTGTCAAGAGGGGTCCGGAGCCTGACGATGAAGAGCTTGTGAGCCTGAGTAAGAGGCTGGTGGAAGACGCCGTGCTGCTGGCCGTGCAGCAGTTCATGGACGAGACTCAACACAACGGGGCCGCGTCATCTGACCCGGCGCGGCCCTCAGACAACCTCAACACTAACGCTGTCAAAACAACCGACACCAGCACCAGCAGCAAGTGA
- the LOC123990708 gene encoding A-kinase anchor protein 7-like isoform X2 codes for MKLSKTPPLHSQGLKKLYSDYARHHFGNERVFRLALCSMVKKKTPDGFYHRGVKRGPEPDDEELVSLSKRLVEDAVLLAVQQFMDETQHNGAASSDPARPSDNLNTNAVKTTDTSTSSK; via the exons ATGAAGCTGTCCAAAACTCCTCCTCTACACAGTCAG GGTTTAAAGAAGCTGTACTCCGACTACGCTCGTCACCACTTTGGAAACGAGAGGGTGTTCAGACTGGCCCTCTGCTCAATGGTGAAGAAAAAGACCCCGGATGGATTCTACCACCGAG GTGTCAAGAGGGGTCCGGAGCCTGACGATGAAGAGCTTGTGAGCCTGAGTAAGAGGCTGGTGGAAGACGCCGTGCTGCTGGCCGTGCAGCAGTTCATGGACGAGACTCAACACAACGGGGCCGCGTCATCTGACCCGGCGCGGCCCTCAGACAACCTCAACACTAACGCTGTCAAAACAACCGACACCAGCACCAGCAGCAAGTGA